One genomic segment of Anaerolineae bacterium includes these proteins:
- a CDS encoding transposase — MPRQARLDAPCVLQHIMARGIERRKIFWDDKDRASFLERLAIILEETQTQCYAWALIPNHFHLLLRTGPISLSTVMRRLMTGYAVTFNIRHKRSGHLFQNRYKSVICEEDAYLLELTRYIHLNPLRAGLVEDLNALDKYPWSGHSVLMGKLQNPLIPKLEKEVSSADKRIAFSQFRPETVKTKINPANPVNPVKKEKSLAEKTIDEVLCHFGSALNNARQHYRAFVEKGIKQGRRPELQGGGLVRSSGGDKAGLLGLKKENREKSDQRILGSGSFVSTTLQQSERILEKKYKPKQTIDDLIAVVADKVGISPELICSRSRQRKPSEARAIFSYLAVEETGYPAADVARFLGVKRMSVHEAVIRGKTLCAEYALLGAET; from the coding sequence ATGCCACGCCAAGCCAGACTTGATGCTCCCTGTGTCTTGCAACACATAATGGCCCGGGGGATCGAACGCCGAAAAATCTTTTGGGACGATAAAGATCGCGCTTCCTTTCTTGAACGCTTGGCCATCATCCTTGAGGAAACCCAAACTCAATGCTACGCGTGGGCGCTGATCCCAAATCATTTTCATCTGCTTTTACGTACCGGGCCAATATCTCTCAGCACAGTAATGCGCCGCCTTATGACCGGATATGCAGTAACATTCAATATACGTCACAAGCGAAGCGGACACCTTTTCCAGAATCGTTACAAGTCGGTCATCTGCGAAGAAGATGCATATCTGCTGGAATTGACTCGGTATATTCATCTAAATCCGTTGCGTGCCGGCCTTGTGGAAGACCTGAATGCACTGGATAAATATCCTTGGTCGGGTCACAGTGTACTGATGGGCAAATTACAAAACCCACTCATCCCAAAATTAGAAAAAGAAGTTTCTTCCGCTGACAAGCGGATTGCTTTTTCACAGTTTCGTCCGGAAACTGTGAAAACAAAAATAAATCCTGCAAATCCTGTTAATCCTGTCAAAAAAGAAAAGTCTCTTGCCGAAAAGACGATTGACGAGGTTTTATGCCATTTTGGAAGCGCTCTAAATAACGCTCGGCAACATTATCGGGCATTTGTGGAAAAAGGAATAAAGCAGGGCAGGCGGCCGGAATTGCAAGGAGGAGGTCTTGTTCGCAGCAGCGGGGGTGACAAGGCAGGGTTGTTGGGGTTGAAAAAGGAAAACAGAGAAAAATCTGATCAAAGAATACTCGGTAGCGGTAGTTTTGTCAGCACAACACTTCAACAATCCGAGAGAATACTTGAAAAGAAATATAAGCCCAAACAAACCATTGATGATTTGATAGCTGTGGTAGCCGACAAAGTTGGAATCTCTCCGGAATTGATTTGCTCACGAAGTAGACAAAGAAAACCATCTGAAGCAAGAGCTATTTTTTCCTACTTGGCTGTTGAGGAAACAGGGTACCCGGCAGCCGATGTGGCAAGGTTTTTGGGTGTTAAACGAATGAGCGTTCACGAGGCCGTAATAAGGGGTAAGACACTATGTGCCGAGTACGCCCTTCTGGGGGCAGAAACGTGA
- a CDS encoding tetratricopeptide repeat protein, which yields MGTKHSAKHYALCLMRYALCVLTLFAFYKLTFRLISETHIHRAGNLFRQGYYGLTLNHLKKADHYQPRDYRIQKELGKIYYKLADLQPEIKGVFFFINKAKERYLETLRLNPLDAEAAYALARGEERLERLDRRLHPEEKNNKYNPTRYFKEAIRLRPNGILYHYGLARYLYRQGKNDELVSVAGALTRIYPPSCNYLKKEDFWSPSVREACKSGLQQAIDRKTSLRDAHKNMSHILAEEKELDSAISHYRQALSYGAFNNSAGDYMHLGRLYLKNRQSKDAESSFLKGLELSKAKEKDLERLFSVYKKEGRLEEFCGLCREAGNRYSGSSKMQTLLARSLIDLKQYREAQHILDEINRKEPSAEAYYWLARIAETENDRDRMELSIQKATMLDPSNSQYHLIFSQVLKKRNKLEGAEKEAGLAIKHQAAKPSPWLYNHRAEVRWSMKDYMGAFRDWRFAIVLKPDRASFYAQVAEVCIKMGDWRQAMDYYQKALKLDSGNKLYRKRYQDLKAGS from the coding sequence ATGGGCACGAAGCATAGCGCCAAGCACTATGCGCTATGCCTTATGCGCTACGCGCTATGCGTTTTGACCCTGTTTGCGTTTTACAAACTTACCTTCCGGCTTATCTCGGAAACGCACATACATCGGGCCGGAAATCTTTTCAGGCAAGGATATTACGGCCTGACTCTCAACCACCTCAAAAAGGCGGATCATTACCAGCCCCGCGATTACAGGATACAAAAAGAACTGGGGAAAATATACTATAAACTGGCGGATTTGCAGCCGGAAATTAAGGGGGTATTTTTCTTTATAAATAAGGCAAAAGAGCGCTATCTTGAAACATTACGGCTCAACCCGCTCGACGCGGAAGCCGCCTATGCGTTGGCCAGGGGTGAGGAACGATTGGAACGCCTGGATCGACGCCTCCATCCTGAAGAGAAAAACAATAAATACAATCCCACGCGTTACTTTAAAGAGGCCATCCGCCTGAGACCCAATGGAATACTCTATCACTACGGTCTGGCACGCTACCTTTACCGCCAGGGGAAGAATGATGAACTTGTTTCGGTTGCAGGCGCTCTCACCCGTATTTATCCACCATCCTGTAATTATTTGAAAAAGGAGGATTTCTGGTCTCCATCGGTCAGGGAAGCATGCAAAAGCGGGCTTCAACAGGCCATAGACAGAAAAACATCTCTCAGGGATGCTCATAAGAACATGTCTCATATACTGGCTGAAGAAAAAGAATTAGACAGCGCCATATCCCATTACAGACAGGCTCTCAGCTATGGCGCATTTAACAATTCCGCCGGGGATTATATGCACCTTGGCCGACTCTATCTTAAGAACAGACAGAGCAAGGATGCGGAAAGCAGTTTTCTGAAAGGCCTGGAGCTAAGCAAGGCAAAGGAAAAAGATCTGGAAAGACTTTTCAGTGTCTATAAGAAAGAAGGCCGGCTCGAGGAATTTTGCGGGCTCTGCCGGGAAGCCGGCAACCGTTATTCCGGTTCTTCAAAAATGCAGACGCTTCTCGCCCGATCGCTGATCGATCTGAAACAGTACAGAGAGGCACAGCACATACTTGACGAAATTAACCGGAAAGAACCTTCGGCAGAGGCTTATTACTGGCTGGCCCGCATCGCGGAAACAGAAAATGACCGGGACAGAATGGAGCTGTCCATACAGAAGGCAACAATGCTTGATCCCTCCAACAGCCAATATCACCTGATTTTTTCTCAGGTGCTCAAAAAGCGTAACAAACTGGAAGGCGCTGAAAAGGAGGCGGGTCTCGCCATTAAACACCAGGCGGCCAAACCGTCTCCATGGCTATATAATCACAGGGCAGAGGTAAGGTGGTCCATGAAGGACTACATGGGGGCTTTCAGGGACTGGAGATTCGCAATAGTTCTGAAACCGGACAGGGCCTCTTTTTATGCGCAGGTTGCCGAGGTCTGTATAAAAATGGGAGACTGGCGACAGGCAATGGACTACTATCAGAAGGCTCTTAAACTCGATTCCGGAAACAAGCTATACCGGAAGAGATACCAGGATCTCAAAGCAGGAAGCTGA
- a CDS encoding type II toxin-antitoxin system VapC family toxin — protein sequence MGLVDELRGLRICIDTAPFIYFIEKNPKYLSMLRPFFAEINAGKIDALTSTITLLEVLVLPFKTKNESLAEKYRDILLYAEGLTTFEIFHEVSELSSKLRAKHSIRTPDAIQIAVGIIYGADAFLTNDSSLKKVNDIRVVILEDFLEK from the coding sequence ATGGGATTAGTCGATGAATTACGAGGGTTGAGGATTTGTATCGATACTGCTCCATTTATATATTTCATTGAAAAAAATCCTAAATATCTGAGCATGTTGCGACCGTTTTTTGCTGAAATCAATGCTGGGAAAATTGATGCGTTAACATCAACGATCACATTATTGGAGGTATTAGTCCTTCCATTCAAGACGAAAAATGAATCTTTGGCCGAAAAATACCGTGATATATTACTGTACGCTGAGGGATTAACAACTTTTGAGATTTTTCATGAAGTTTCAGAATTGTCATCGAAGCTTAGAGCAAAACATTCAATCAGAACTCCTGATGCAATCCAGATAGCTGTTGGGATAATATATGGCGCTGATGCATTTTTGACCAATGATTCCAGCCTGAAGAAAGTAAATGATATCAGAGTGGTGATACTTGAAGATTTTTTAGAAAAGTAA
- a CDS encoding four helix bundle protein — protein MEKKIDERTFDFALKVVDLYKYLTGNKEYVLSRQMLRSGTSIGANIQEAQAAQSKADFISKMSIASKEARETKYWLRLLSKSDYLNGYSRKAETLAEVDSIINIITKIVKTSSETQK, from the coding sequence ATGGAAAAGAAGATAGATGAAAGGACATTTGATTTTGCGTTGAAAGTCGTTGATCTTTATAAATATTTAACAGGGAACAAAGAGTATGTTCTTTCAAGGCAGATGTTAAGATCTGGGACATCAATAGGAGCAAACATTCAAGAGGCTCAAGCAGCTCAAAGCAAAGCTGATTTTATTTCTAAAATGTCAATCGCTTCAAAAGAGGCAAGAGAGACAAAATATTGGCTTCGTCTCCTATCCAAATCCGACTATCTTAATGGATATTCGAGAAAAGCTGAAACACTTGCCGAAGTAGATTCAATAATCAACATCATAACAAAAATAGTAAAAACATCCTCTGAAACGCAAAAGTAA
- a CDS encoding class I SAM-dependent methyltransferase, protein MIYTIKKIIKKFLKLRTPPEGAFLSYHYQRHNQRRLEHLASLGLNIAGSTVLEVGAGIGDHTSFFIDRGCQVVSSDARQENIKILRSRYPDVRVLHIDLNNPPETFDEVFDIVYCYGLLYHLKNPDRGIEFMSRCCRKMLFLETCVSFGDGDSLNPCTEDALNPTQSISGGGCRPTRRWVYNYLKKYFKSVYLPITQPNHEEFPVDWTLPQPNTSILARAVFIASRDKIINKLLIEEIPIKQSRH, encoded by the coding sequence ATGATTTACACAATAAAAAAGATTATTAAGAAGTTCTTAAAACTCAGGACTCCTCCAGAGGGTGCTTTTCTTTCGTATCATTATCAGCGTCACAACCAACGGCGGCTAGAACATCTTGCCAGCTTGGGATTGAACATTGCTGGCTCTACCGTGTTGGAAGTAGGAGCTGGCATCGGGGACCATACAAGCTTTTTTATAGATCGGGGTTGCCAAGTCGTTAGCAGCGATGCGAGACAGGAAAATATAAAAATATTGCGTTCCCGATACCCTGATGTAAGGGTGTTGCATATAGACTTAAATAACCCTCCTGAAACATTTGATGAGGTATTTGACATCGTTTACTGTTATGGATTGCTGTATCATCTCAAAAATCCAGATAGAGGTATAGAATTCATGTCCCGTTGTTGCCGAAAAATGCTTTTCCTGGAGACTTGTGTTTCGTTTGGCGACGGAGATTCGCTTAATCCATGTACTGAGGATGCATTAAATCCAACTCAAAGTATATCAGGGGGGGGGTGTCGACCTACTAGAAGATGGGTGTATAACTATCTTAAGAAATACTTTAAATCCGTTTACCTGCCAATCACCCAGCCTAATCACGAAGAATTTCCTGTAGATTGGACTTTACCTCAACCTAATACCTCAATTTTGGCAAGAGCAGTGTTTATTGCATCGAGGGACAAAATCATTAATAAACTGTTGATAGAGGAGATTCCAATAAAACAGAGCAGACATTAA
- a CDS encoding FkbM family methyltransferase yields MSNINLVNLFQKATFFSKGTRFEKLRKVPTKLLYSKILEVITKLDKKAIRIRAKTFWDEDMLVAIPERVSLSIYRYGFFEEDLTKMILEYLKPGMTFFDIGAHFGYFTLLSSALVGNSGRTHSFEPTPSTFNILKANVSNKDNVITNNNAVFSMRKRVFINDYGIKYSAFNSLYDARLPKDVLAKLKVRKYEVESISIDDYVENNAITPDFIKIDAESSEFEIILGMEKTINKFHPIITIEVGDMCVEGVPTTKELINFLINRGYKPYEFKEGEILQHTPKNEQYKYNNILFLPNKPCQNARSS; encoded by the coding sequence GTGAGTAATATTAATTTAGTCAACTTATTTCAAAAAGCCACTTTTTTTTCCAAGGGGACGCGATTTGAGAAACTAAGGAAAGTCCCAACAAAACTACTTTACTCGAAAATCTTAGAGGTGATTACAAAGCTGGATAAAAAAGCAATTAGGATTAGAGCCAAAACTTTTTGGGATGAGGATATGCTTGTAGCTATTCCGGAAAGAGTTTCATTAAGTATATATCGTTACGGATTTTTTGAGGAAGATTTAACAAAGATGATTTTGGAGTATTTGAAGCCTGGTATGACATTTTTCGATATAGGTGCACATTTTGGATATTTCACTTTGCTTAGTTCCGCTCTTGTCGGCAATTCAGGACGAACTCATTCTTTTGAGCCTACACCCAGCACATTCAATATATTAAAAGCTAATGTTTCAAATAAGGACAATGTAATTACAAACAATAACGCTGTGTTTTCTATGAGAAAAAGAGTTTTTATAAATGATTATGGCATTAAATATTCTGCGTTTAATTCCCTATACGATGCGAGATTACCGAAGGATGTTCTTGCAAAACTAAAAGTAAGAAAATATGAAGTTGAAAGTATTTCTATTGATGATTATGTGGAGAATAATGCAATTACACCTGATTTTATTAAAATAGATGCAGAAAGTTCAGAATTTGAAATTATTCTCGGTATGGAGAAAACTATTAATAAGTTTCACCCGATTATTACGATTGAAGTTGGAGATATGTGTGTGGAAGGTGTTCCCACAACTAAAGAACTTATAAATTTTCTTATAAACAGAGGCTATAAACCTTACGAATTTAAAGAGGGTGAAATTTTACAACATACTCCTAAGAATGAGCAATATAAGTATAACAATATACTTTTTTTACCAAACAAGCCATGTCAAAACGCCAGATCCTCATAA
- a CDS encoding oligosaccharide flippase family protein yields the protein MSKRQILINATMSVTQIVVISVVLFVLYKFLLNTIGVAQLGIWSLVLATTSVTQIANFGLSGSVVKFVAKYVARGEDENISGVVQTAALSVAAFGGCVLLIGYPIAKWVLGLVIENQHLPLALSVLPYAFLALWSMMITGIFQAGLDGYQRIDLRSLLLMGGAILHLLLCFVFAPIYGLIGVAYARVLVNVLILISSWLLLKRCLPVLPVFPYRWNKGLLREIIDYGINFQIISITAMLYDPVTKALLSKFGGLSMVGYYEMASRMVQQFRALIISANQVLVPAIADLHERNQKLIQGIYKASYRLIFYIVLPFLSIIIVLTPLISEIWIGHYESIFVFFAILLAVGWFLNILAGPAYFANLGTGDLRWNTVSHVTTAVLNGGLGLLFGIYYGGTGVVIAFVFSLVAGSLIIPISYHIKYKIPLRELFPRESIMVGLTSGTGILVTMLLYYQFRASWCIMAVASLVILTFSSIIFIPIWVHPMRKRLTGWINYELLNKR from the coding sequence ATGTCAAAACGCCAGATCCTCATAAACGCAACCATGTCAGTAACGCAGATTGTAGTGATTAGCGTGGTACTATTTGTACTCTACAAATTTCTATTAAACACAATAGGTGTCGCGCAGTTGGGAATCTGGTCGCTTGTACTGGCAACGACATCGGTAACTCAAATTGCAAATTTTGGGCTTTCAGGTAGTGTTGTAAAATTTGTGGCAAAATATGTTGCCCGTGGCGAAGATGAAAATATCTCAGGCGTAGTTCAAACCGCAGCTCTTTCTGTAGCCGCATTTGGAGGTTGCGTTTTACTAATTGGCTATCCTATTGCCAAGTGGGTGCTTGGATTGGTCATTGAAAATCAACACCTTCCACTTGCATTGTCTGTTTTACCTTATGCCTTTTTAGCATTATGGAGTATGATGATTACCGGTATATTCCAAGCAGGCCTTGATGGATATCAGCGCATTGACCTCCGGAGCCTTCTTTTAATGGGCGGAGCAATCCTTCATTTGCTACTATGTTTCGTGTTTGCCCCGATATATGGACTTATTGGTGTAGCCTATGCCAGAGTACTGGTTAATGTGTTAATACTTATTAGCAGCTGGCTTTTACTAAAAAGATGTCTCCCAGTACTTCCTGTTTTTCCTTACAGGTGGAACAAAGGCCTGTTGAGGGAAATCATAGATTATGGTATAAACTTTCAGATTATATCAATAACCGCTATGTTGTATGATCCAGTTACAAAAGCACTTCTTAGCAAATTTGGTGGGTTGTCCATGGTTGGATATTATGAGATGGCGAGCAGAATGGTTCAACAGTTTCGCGCGCTTATCATATCGGCCAATCAAGTCCTTGTTCCTGCTATTGCGGATTTACATGAAAGGAATCAAAAACTTATTCAGGGCATTTATAAGGCATCCTATCGTTTGATTTTTTATATTGTACTGCCATTTCTTTCAATTATTATTGTACTTACGCCACTAATTTCTGAAATATGGATCGGTCATTATGAGAGCATATTTGTTTTTTTTGCTATATTACTTGCTGTCGGTTGGTTTTTAAATATATTAGCAGGCCCAGCATATTTTGCCAACTTAGGTACTGGTGATCTCCGCTGGAATACAGTGAGCCACGTGACAACAGCCGTGCTTAATGGGGGGCTGGGCTTGCTGTTTGGCATATATTATGGAGGTACGGGGGTTGTGATCGCTTTTGTATTTTCATTAGTTGCAGGAAGTCTTATCATACCTATATCTTATCACATCAAGTATAAGATTCCATTAAGAGAACTATTCCCAAGAGAAAGCATCATGGTAGGGTTAACGAGTGGAACAGGGATATTAGTTACCATGCTCCTGTATTATCAATTTCGCGCGTCGTGGTGCATTATGGCAGTGGCCAGCTTGGTTATACTGACATTTTCTTCTATCATATTTATTCCAATCTGGGTACATCCAATGCGAAAGCGCCTGACGGGATGGATCAATTATGAATTGTTAAATAAAAGGTAA
- a CDS encoding O-antigen ligase family protein, which translates to MINYNLSAISRYAPRVTRYAIFVLLIFTPLARGSVQGWAVTIIQMVTLIALSLFLLEKSLTWNWKWIKTPLDLPLLILLILVILATIFSQNRGISIWSFIQLLNYLTIFYLTIHLIRTRSQFKQIIYLIVGVATFLSVFGLFKKFGANPFPWWDYGDLKYIPDWVSATYGNHNHLAGYMEMAIPLILGLFLLGYRTGKVFILSYLTLLTLTALILSLSRGGWIGLLLGLTFMGIVLLTNQYFTGKKLIAVLAGGFLAAAFIVLASTPVVERIRTVMEKEEETSFHSRMMVWGGVMEMIEDYPLLGTGPGTFSTVFTQYQPPGLSSRFTMAHNDYLHFISEAGLPLIAIIIWMIIALYRKGFRKMQNPSRLVRGITIGAMSGITAILAHSISDFNLHIPANALLFTVLAALVAAPLPIDNGQ; encoded by the coding sequence ATGATAAACTATAACCTGTCAGCTATATCCCGGTATGCGCCACGCGTCACGCGTTACGCAATATTTGTTTTGCTCATCTTTACCCCGCTTGCACGAGGGTCTGTGCAGGGCTGGGCCGTAACCATTATCCAGATGGTCACCTTGATAGCCCTGAGCCTCTTTCTGCTCGAAAAGAGTCTGACATGGAACTGGAAATGGATAAAAACCCCATTGGACTTACCCCTCTTAATCCTTCTAATCCTTGTAATCCTTGCCACTATTTTCTCACAAAATAGAGGCATCAGCATCTGGTCCTTTATTCAACTACTCAACTATTTAACTATTTTCTATTTAACCATACACCTGATCCGTACCCGGTCCCAGTTCAAACAGATTATATATCTGATTGTCGGAGTGGCGACATTTCTTTCCGTGTTCGGCCTGTTTAAGAAATTCGGTGCCAATCCCTTCCCCTGGTGGGACTATGGCGATCTCAAATACATCCCTGATTGGGTGTCAGCCACCTACGGCAACCACAATCACCTGGCCGGATATATGGAAATGGCGATTCCCCTCATACTGGGCCTCTTCCTGTTGGGTTATAGAACCGGAAAGGTTTTTATCCTTTCTTACTTAACCCTCCTGACCCTTACTGCTTTAATCCTCAGTTTATCCCGCGGGGGGTGGATCGGTTTACTCCTGGGCCTGACCTTTATGGGTATTGTTCTCCTGACAAACCAATATTTCACCGGAAAGAAATTAATCGCGGTGCTGGCAGGCGGATTTTTAGCGGCGGCTTTCATTGTTCTGGCAAGCACTCCGGTAGTGGAACGTATCCGGACCGTCATGGAAAAAGAAGAAGAGACCAGCTTTCATTCCCGAATGATGGTTTGGGGAGGGGTCATGGAGATGATAGAAGATTATCCCCTGCTGGGAACAGGCCCCGGCACCTTTTCAACCGTCTTTACACAATATCAGCCGCCGGGATTGTCAAGTCGCTTTACCATGGCGCACAACGATTATCTCCACTTTATTTCAGAGGCAGGCCTTCCATTGATCGCCATCATAATCTGGATGATTATCGCCCTTTACCGAAAGGGATTCAGGAAGATGCAAAACCCCAGCCGTCTGGTTCGGGGGATTACCATCGGCGCCATGTCCGGGATAACGGCAATACTTGCGCACAGCATCAGCGACTTTAACCTGCACATCCCGGCCAACGCGCTGCTTTTTACCGTCCTTGCCGCCCTTGTAGCAGCGCCGCTCCCCATCGACAATGGACAATGA
- a CDS encoding GumC family protein — MAFAELGVTMLNREPEQSVHLTEYYYILTKHKRVVIASLILLVTLTMLFTFQMKPVYRATAILIIDTEQSASPLTGERMDYESYASQSLTFNTHFKLITSYSLLQKVVKTLKLEQLDIKEGIEVSPWKELLTQFKKNIHLLFEREEKPLTPQEKLAELTEKLKAKIDIEEVRDTRLLKISVEDHDPVMARDIANTLADSYIIFNIDGRLKSSQNTMSWMTDQLYETKKKLEDAEEQFLAYKQQAKLFSVEGKQKVISQKIQEFNDAYLQARNKRLELDAKLKQLDELESKGDVFRVRFLIDNALIDNLYSQMLESEMEFSHLSNTYKSKHPKIIHVKSKIDKTRRKLNEELKKEMENLKAERSVLLSREKVMEKTIADFENEGLETNKKEFKYTILERNLGTNQKLYETLLSKIKESNITGNISVSNIRITEEAVIPQAPIKPNKKLNLILSIIFGLMTGVGIAFLWEYLDRSLRTEEDVRRYLDLPVLSIIPMADESSKLKEISRSGVQS, encoded by the coding sequence ATGGCGTTTGCTGAACTTGGAGTAACAATGCTTAATCGAGAACCGGAACAATCCGTCCACCTCACCGAATATTACTACATACTAACAAAGCACAAACGGGTTGTAATAGCCTCTTTGATTCTGCTGGTGACCCTGACCATGCTCTTTACCTTTCAGATGAAACCGGTCTATCGCGCCACAGCGATCTTAATTATCGACACAGAGCAGAGCGCATCGCCCCTGACCGGCGAGAGGATGGATTACGAAAGCTATGCTTCTCAATCCCTGACCTTCAACACACATTTCAAGCTGATCACTTCCTATTCTCTCCTGCAAAAGGTGGTCAAAACCCTTAAACTGGAACAGCTTGACATTAAAGAGGGTATAGAGGTCAGCCCCTGGAAGGAACTTCTGACACAATTCAAAAAGAATATCCATCTCCTGTTCGAGAGAGAGGAAAAACCTCTTACACCCCAGGAAAAGCTGGCTGAACTCACGGAAAAACTGAAAGCAAAGATAGATATCGAAGAGGTAAGGGATACCCGCCTTTTGAAGATAAGCGTGGAAGATCATGATCCTGTGATGGCCAGGGATATCGCTAATACCCTGGCCGATTCTTATATCATTTTCAACATTGATGGCCGCCTTAAGTCCTCCCAGAACACCATGAGCTGGATGACTGATCAGTTGTACGAGACAAAGAAAAAACTGGAAGACGCTGAAGAGCAATTTTTAGCCTATAAACAGCAGGCAAAACTGTTTTCCGTTGAGGGCAAGCAGAAAGTCATTTCGCAGAAGATACAGGAATTTAACGATGCCTATCTTCAGGCCAGGAATAAACGGCTTGAACTGGATGCCAAACTGAAACAATTAGACGAGCTCGAATCAAAGGGGGATGTTTTTCGTGTTCGTTTCCTGATTGACAACGCTCTCATTGATAATCTTTACAGCCAGATGCTTGAGTCGGAAATGGAATTTTCTCACCTCAGCAACACTTACAAATCCAAACATCCTAAAATAATCCATGTCAAATCCAAAATAGATAAAACCAGAAGAAAGCTCAATGAAGAATTAAAAAAAGAGATGGAAAACCTGAAGGCTGAGCGGTCGGTATTACTGTCAAGAGAAAAAGTCATGGAGAAGACCATAGCCGATTTTGAAAACGAAGGCCTGGAAACAAATAAAAAGGAATTTAAATATACGATCCTTGAAAGAAATTTGGGAACAAACCAGAAGCTCTATGAAACCCTGCTTTCCAAGATAAAAGAATCCAACATAACCGGTAATATCAGCGTTTCAAATATACGAATCACGGAAGAGGCGGTGATACCCCAGGCGCCTATCAAACCAAACAAAAAACTTAATCTGATCCTGAGCATTATTTTCGGCCTGATGACCGGTGTCGGTATCGCTTTTTTATGGGAATACCTGGATCGTTCCCTGCGAACCGAGGAAGATGTCCGGAGGTATCTCGATTTACCGGTACTCTCCATCATTCCGATGGCAGATGAAAGTTCAAAGCTAAAAGAAATCTCAAGATCGGGAGTTCAAAGCTGA
- a CDS encoding CpsD/CapB family tyrosine-protein kinase: MKSKKSLSCKSLNLSRLFMDNYPAKSRYAEAYRTLRTNIHFSFMEKDFQTLLITSAGEGEGKTSTVANLAYTMAQAGKSVLMIDADMRKPLLSRLIPSYASQGLSGLLSDVFGADVRDGSLDEYGIHDLLKLLSLKKSTGLLYLSDGKEKIELFFLHGEIMDLNWPTRPDEKKLSAVLLKNNLITREHAKLAIDRQKDTGYKLGFILVSMGLLSRDDLTIYLTIHMIEGLQIALQFKKGTFSFKKLPESDFKQASFKPVDFYQLYRQVVNGEEELSYLQKKIDSAILKTDVANLFLLPAGKTPPNPSELLGSKRMSFLISNLKKRFDALIIDSSPILPASDALLLVPQTDGVVMVVKAGLINRELVKKTVDQLRLSQANLLGVALNSVDIKREGYYKNYHKYYSKYYGHEA; encoded by the coding sequence ATGAAGTCAAAAAAATCCTTATCCTGCAAATCACTTAATCTTTCACGGCTGTTCATGGATAATTATCCGGCAAAATCCCGATATGCCGAAGCATACCGTACCCTGCGGACCAATATCCATTTTTCCTTTATGGAAAAAGATTTTCAAACTCTTTTGATAACCAGCGCCGGTGAAGGTGAGGGAAAGACCAGTACGGTTGCCAATCTGGCCTATACCATGGCTCAGGCCGGAAAATCCGTCTTGATGATTGATGCTGACATGAGAAAACCTTTACTCAGCCGTCTGATTCCCTCCTATGCGTCCCAGGGCCTTAGCGGGTTGCTATCCGACGTCTTTGGCGCCGATGTCCGGGATGGCTCGCTTGATGAATACGGGATACACGATCTTTTAAAGCTGCTGTCCCTTAAGAAAAGTACCGGTCTTTTATATCTTTCCGATGGAAAGGAAAAAATAGAGCTTTTCTTTTTGCATGGTGAGATAATGGATCTAAACTGGCCGACCCGGCCGGATGAAAAAAAATTGTCCGCTGTCCTGCTCAAAAATAATTTAATTACCAGGGAACACGCCAAACTGGCCATTGATCGTCAGAAGGATACCGGATATAAACTCGGTTTCATTCTTGTCAGCATGGGGCTTTTGAGCAGAGATGATCTGACTATATATCTGACCATCCACATGATTGAGGGTCTCCAGATAGCGCTGCAGTTTAAAAAAGGAACATTTTCATTCAAAAAGCTTCCGGAATCCGATTTTAAACAAGCCTCTTTTAAGCCGGTCGATTTCTATCAGTTATACAGACAGGTGGTTAACGGGGAAGAGGAACTTTCTTATCTGCAGAAAAAAATCGATTCAGCCATTCTAAAGACCGATGTGGCGAATCTTTTCCTGCTGCCCGCTGGAAAGACCCCCCCTAACCCGTCCGAGCTTCTGGGTTCAAAGCGGATGTCTTTTCTGATCTCCAATCTGAAGAAAAGGTTCGACGCCCTGATCATCGATTCATCTCCCATTCTGCCGGCAAGTGACGCCCTTCTTCTGGTGCCTCAGACAGATGGTGTCGTTATGGTAGTCAAGGCAGGTCTGATAAATCGTGAACTGGTAAAAAAAACGGTGGATCAACTCCGGCTTTCACAGGCCAACCTGCTCGGTGTAGCTCTCAACTCGGTGGATATAAAAAGGGAGGGCTACTATAAAAATTACCACAAATATTATTCAAAATATTATGGGCACGAAGCATAG